One stretch of Arachis hypogaea cultivar Tifrunner chromosome 20, arahy.Tifrunner.gnm2.J5K5, whole genome shotgun sequence DNA includes these proteins:
- the LOC112784588 gene encoding equilibrative nucleotide transporter 2 isoform X3 — MQDLATSGKGGIGTFIGICAVSGAFGIADAHVQGEMVGDLSYMHPELLQSFLAGGAASDALTSALRLVTKAAFENSKDGLRKGALLFFAITTFFELLCVILYAFVFSKVPIVKYYRSKAASEGAKTVLADLAAVVIQTSSVYSQSYQWFPYSRRRRAS; from the exons ATTTAGCAACATCTGGTAAAGGAGGAATTGGAACTTTCATTGGTATATGTGCAGTAAGTGGTGCATTTGGAATAGCAGATGCTCATGTCCAAGGTGAAATGGTGGGAGACCTTTCATATATGCATCCTGAGTTGCTTCAG TCTTTCCTTGCTGGTGGAGCAGCATCAGATGCATTAACTTCTGCTTTGAGGTTAGTTACAAAAGCTGCATTTGAGAACTCCAAAGATGGTCTTCGCAAAGGAGCAC TTCTGTTCTTTGCCATAACAACATTCTTTGAGCTTCTTTGTGTCATTCTCTATGCATTTGTGTTTTCCAAAGTACCAATTGTGAAGTATTACCGATCAAAAGCAGCATCAGAAGGAGCAAAAACTGTTTTAGCTGATCTTGCAGCCGTTGTCATCCAGACCTCATCT GTTTACAGCCAATCTTATCAATGGTTTCCATACTCCAGAAGGCGCAGAGCTAGCTAA